A single window of Rubripirellula lacrimiformis DNA harbors:
- a CDS encoding lecithin retinol acyltransferase family protein yields the protein MARGDHFFVWRRQYGVGRFQHHGIDLGDGTAVHFTDGGDGVAGPTGPSENFVIQRTTVEVVTRGGQDMMHVVAHRQRLDVEMTVDRAISQVGTGNYHLVFHNCEHFAAWCIHDRYESRQINVAFDRATAVGVKTLASTSARAVSRLGTKGIVRGVSPWMLIADAAQWATEAGGHHIGLRDPQRRKQASRAVGVTTAMSIGALGGPVGVAVAGGLWCVGEVAGEMSQAAYERARLRRTRRAADDDPVG from the coding sequence GTGGCGCGTGGTGATCATTTTTTCGTTTGGCGGCGGCAATACGGTGTCGGCCGGTTCCAGCACCACGGGATCGACCTGGGTGACGGAACCGCCGTGCATTTCACCGATGGCGGTGACGGCGTGGCCGGTCCGACCGGGCCCAGCGAGAACTTTGTGATCCAGCGGACGACAGTCGAAGTGGTGACACGTGGTGGCCAAGACATGATGCATGTGGTCGCCCATCGCCAGCGATTGGATGTGGAGATGACCGTGGATCGCGCGATCAGCCAAGTGGGAACCGGCAACTATCACCTCGTTTTCCACAACTGTGAACATTTCGCGGCGTGGTGCATCCACGACCGGTACGAGAGCCGTCAGATCAATGTCGCGTTTGATCGGGCGACGGCCGTGGGCGTCAAAACATTGGCCTCCACCTCCGCTCGTGCAGTCTCTCGGTTGGGAACCAAGGGCATCGTCCGCGGCGTCTCGCCATGGATGTTGATCGCCGATGCAGCACAGTGGGCGACCGAAGCAGGCGGGCATCACATCGGACTTCGTGATCCGCAACGTCGCAAACAGGCCAGTCGTGCGGTCGGGGTGACCACCGCGATGTCGATCGGCGCATTGGGCGGTCCGGTCGGTGTCGCGGTCGCAGGCGGGCTGTGGTGCGTGGGCGAAGTCGCAGGTGAAATGTCTCAGGCCGCCTACGAAAGGGCTCGGCTGCGTCGAACCAGGCGTGCGGCTGATGATGATCCAGTCGGCTAG
- a CDS encoding FAD:protein FMN transferase yields the protein MPRFLALFFIAACLNQAASADQGETVSFGGSTMGTTYSVKIHVVADTPSLARMQDVQIGVDGVLRNVNDQMSTYLKSSEISRFNQSQTTEWFDVSPEFAGVVETAQRISEQTDGAFDVTVGPLVNAWNFGPDQRTGKVPDDAAIEALRQSTGYQNLAVRTDPPAIKKAIAALQIDLSAIAKGHGSDRVVEYLNTEGFPDVFVEIGGEVRTSGSKSGQWWKVGIQTPDAATDAWTVAHALSTGSGNDNAMATSGDYRNFFEADGIRYSHTIDPRTGRPIQHDLASVSVVAAKCVDADAWATALNVLGPVDGLEVAKRENISALLISRTADGFARAGSGAMAQYATDADPATSSTARPQSAAGSPWATMAISTIAFGTILFLMAIGVIFGRRAISGSCGGLANKTNPDGSTACGLCSNPADACKELRERMQSSESKQSTS from the coding sequence ATGCCTCGCTTTCTTGCTCTGTTTTTCATCGCCGCTTGCCTGAACCAAGCCGCGTCCGCGGACCAGGGCGAGACGGTGTCCTTTGGCGGCAGCACCATGGGGACGACCTATTCGGTCAAGATCCATGTCGTAGCCGACACGCCCAGCCTGGCGCGAATGCAAGACGTCCAAATCGGTGTCGATGGCGTTCTACGGAACGTCAACGACCAGATGTCGACGTACTTGAAATCGTCCGAAATCAGTCGCTTCAACCAATCGCAGACCACCGAGTGGTTTGACGTCAGCCCCGAATTCGCGGGCGTGGTCGAAACCGCCCAGCGGATATCCGAACAGACCGACGGTGCCTTCGATGTCACCGTTGGCCCTCTGGTCAACGCCTGGAACTTTGGTCCGGACCAGCGAACGGGCAAGGTTCCGGACGACGCCGCGATCGAAGCTCTTCGTCAATCGACGGGCTATCAGAATCTGGCCGTGCGAACGGACCCGCCAGCGATCAAGAAGGCAATCGCCGCTCTGCAGATCGACCTGTCCGCCATCGCCAAGGGACACGGATCGGATCGCGTTGTCGAATACCTCAACACCGAAGGATTCCCGGATGTGTTCGTGGAAATCGGTGGTGAGGTTCGCACCAGCGGATCCAAATCCGGACAATGGTGGAAAGTCGGGATTCAAACGCCCGATGCGGCGACCGATGCCTGGACCGTGGCTCACGCGCTCAGTACCGGCAGCGGCAACGACAACGCGATGGCGACTTCGGGAGACTATCGCAATTTCTTCGAAGCCGACGGGATCCGTTACTCGCACACCATCGACCCTCGCACCGGTCGCCCGATCCAACATGACTTGGCATCCGTGTCGGTCGTCGCAGCAAAGTGCGTGGATGCCGACGCCTGGGCAACCGCACTGAACGTGCTGGGACCGGTCGACGGCCTGGAAGTCGCCAAACGCGAAAACATTTCCGCGCTGCTGATCAGCCGCACGGCGGACGGCTTCGCTCGCGCAGGTTCCGGAGCGATGGCCCAGTACGCCACCGATGCCGATCCAGCAACGTCAAGCACAGCCAGACCGCAGTCCGCCGCCGGGTCCCCCTGGGCGACCATGGCCATCAGCACGATTGCGTTTGGTACAATTCTGTTCCTGATGGCGATCGGCGTCATCTTCGGACGTCGAGCCATCAGTGGTTCGTGTGGCGGACTGGCCAACAAGACGAACCCCGACGGCAGCACTGCCTGCGGGCTGTGCAGCAATCCGGCGGATGCGTGCAAGGAACTGCGGGAACGAATGCAGTCGTCTGAAAGCAAACAGTCAACGAGCTAG
- the nqrF gene encoding NADH:ubiquinone reductase (Na(+)-transporting) subunit F, which yields MTIFLGVAMFTIIVVALVFLILAAKKQLVASGPVKILINNQKTIEIPAGGKLLGALADAGIFVSSACGGGGTCAQCKVKVSSGGGDILETEKGHINKKEAAEGERLSCQVAVKTDMTVEVPPEAFETKKWKCKVRSNHNVATFIKEFVLELPEGEEVDFKAGGYIQIECPPHEVKYKDFDIEERFHGDWDKFDIWRYVSKVDEPVVRAYSMANYPGEKGIIMLNIRVASPPPRMPDVPPGQMSSWIFSLKPGDEATISGPYGEFFIKDTDAEMVYIGGGAGMAPLRSHIFELFKRGKTDRKVSYWYGGRSARELFYVDHFRDIEKDFPNFKFNIALSEPAPEDNWDGYVGFIHQVLLENYLSTHPAPEDIEYYICGPPMMNQAVFRMLDDLGVEPENIAYDDFGG from the coding sequence ATGACCATTTTCCTCGGCGTCGCGATGTTCACGATCATTGTGGTCGCGCTCGTCTTTTTGATCCTGGCCGCCAAGAAACAATTGGTGGCTTCGGGTCCGGTCAAAATTTTGATCAACAACCAGAAAACCATCGAAATCCCAGCTGGCGGAAAGCTGCTCGGTGCGTTGGCCGATGCCGGCATCTTTGTCAGCAGCGCCTGCGGTGGCGGTGGCACCTGTGCCCAGTGCAAGGTGAAAGTGTCGTCGGGCGGTGGCGATATCCTGGAAACCGAAAAAGGCCACATCAACAAAAAAGAAGCAGCCGAAGGCGAACGTCTGTCGTGCCAAGTGGCCGTCAAAACCGACATGACGGTCGAAGTGCCACCGGAAGCTTTCGAAACCAAGAAGTGGAAGTGCAAGGTTCGCAGCAACCACAACGTTGCAACCTTCATCAAGGAATTTGTCCTGGAACTTCCCGAAGGCGAAGAAGTCGACTTCAAGGCCGGTGGTTACATCCAAATCGAGTGCCCACCGCACGAAGTGAAGTACAAAGATTTCGACATCGAAGAACGATTCCACGGCGACTGGGACAAGTTTGACATTTGGCGTTACGTGTCGAAGGTCGACGAACCTGTGGTGCGTGCCTATTCGATGGCCAACTATCCCGGCGAAAAAGGCATCATCATGCTGAACATTCGCGTGGCGTCACCGCCGCCGCGGATGCCCGATGTGCCGCCTGGTCAAATGAGCAGTTGGATCTTTAGCCTGAAACCGGGCGACGAAGCGACGATCAGTGGCCCTTACGGCGAGTTCTTTATCAAGGACACTGACGCCGAAATGGTCTACATCGGTGGTGGTGCCGGTATGGCTCCGCTGCGTAGTCACATCTTCGAACTGTTCAAACGTGGCAAGACGGACCGCAAGGTCTCGTACTGGTACGGTGGACGAAGTGCTCGTGAATTGTTCTATGTCGATCACTTCCGTGACATCGAAAAGGACTTCCCGAACTTCAAGTTCAACATCGCTCTTTCCGAACCTGCCCCGGAAGACAACTGGGACGGTTACGTCGGATTCATCCACCAAGTCCTGCTCGAAAACTACCTCAGCACTCACCCGGCGCCGGAAGACATCGAGTACTACATCTGTGGACCACCGATGATGAACCAAGCGGTCTTCCGCATGTTGGATGACCTGGGCGTTGAACCGGAAAACATCGCCTACGACGACTTCGGTGGCTAA
- the nqrE gene encoding NADH:ubiquinone reductase (Na(+)-transporting) subunit E: MENYINIFLQAVFIENLALAFFLGMCTFLAISKNVKMALGLSAAVIVIEAITIPANQVINSWLLKKGAMTWINDLGVPTSTIDFADVNLDFLAFISFIGVIAAMVQILEMVLDKFFPPLYNALGIFLPLITVNCAILGGSLFMQDRNYDFGESVVYGLGCGIGWALAIVALAGIREKMKYSDVPPPLRGLGITFITVGLMALAFMSFGGISL; the protein is encoded by the coding sequence ATGGAAAACTACATCAACATCTTTTTGCAAGCTGTTTTCATCGAAAACCTTGCACTCGCGTTCTTCCTGGGCATGTGCACGTTCTTGGCGATCAGCAAGAACGTCAAAATGGCTTTGGGACTAAGCGCGGCAGTGATTGTGATCGAAGCGATCACGATCCCAGCCAACCAAGTCATCAATAGTTGGTTGTTGAAGAAAGGCGCGATGACATGGATCAACGACCTAGGCGTCCCGACCAGCACGATCGACTTTGCCGACGTCAACTTGGACTTCCTGGCCTTCATCAGCTTTATCGGCGTCATCGCGGCAATGGTTCAGATCCTGGAAATGGTTTTGGACAAGTTCTTCCCACCGCTTTACAACGCTTTGGGAATCTTCCTGCCGTTGATCACCGTGAACTGCGCCATCCTGGGTGGTTCGTTGTTCATGCAAGACCGCAACTATGACTTTGGCGAATCGGTCGTCTACGGATTGGGCTGCGGTATCGGTTGGGCTTTGGCCATCGTGGCGCTCGCCGGCATCCGCGAGAAGATGAAATACAGTGACGTGCCTCCGCCGCTTCGCGGCCTTGGAATCACTTTCATCACCGTTGGCTTGATGGCGTTGGCCTTCATGTCGTTCGGCGGAATCAGCCTGTAA
- a CDS encoding NADH:ubiquinone reductase (Na(+)-transporting) subunit D, which produces MAKKPIDVLVDPLVDNNPIALQILGICSALAVTSKMETSLVMSLAVIAVTASSNFCVSAIRHFIPSSIRIIVQMTVIASLVIVVDQFLKAYFYDISKQLSVFVGLIITNCIVMGRAEGFAMKNGPGLSFLDGIGNGLGYGLVLMVVAFFRELFGSGTIFGMEVFALDRNGGWYNPNNLMLLPPSAFFIIGFMIWAIRAWKPEQIEEA; this is translated from the coding sequence ATGGCTAAGAAACCCATAGACGTGTTGGTCGATCCACTGGTCGACAACAACCCGATCGCTCTTCAGATTCTGGGAATCTGTTCGGCGCTTGCGGTGACCAGCAAAATGGAAACATCGCTGGTGATGTCGTTGGCCGTGATTGCGGTTACAGCATCCAGCAACTTTTGCGTCAGTGCGATCCGCCACTTCATCCCCAGCAGCATCCGGATCATCGTTCAGATGACCGTGATCGCATCGCTTGTGATCGTGGTCGACCAATTCCTAAAGGCATACTTCTACGACATCAGCAAGCAATTGTCGGTGTTCGTCGGGTTGATCATCACCAATTGCATCGTGATGGGTCGCGCCGAAGGATTCGCGATGAAAAATGGTCCCGGACTTAGCTTCCTAGACGGGATCGGCAACGGTTTGGGCTACGGCTTGGTGCTGATGGTGGTCGCGTTCTTCCGCGAACTATTCGGCAGCGGAACGATCTTCGGCATGGAAGTATTCGCGCTTGATCGAAACGGTGGTTGGTACAACCCAAACAACTTGATGCTGTTGCCGCCCAGCGCATTTTTCATCATCGGATTCATGATCTGGGCGATCCGCGCCTGGAAGCCTGAACAAATCGAAGAGGCGTAA
- a CDS encoding Na(+)-translocating NADH-quinone reductase subunit C gives MQRRDSLMSTVATAAVLCIVCSLAVSAAAVALRPTQLANEKLDQQKNILDAAGLAIGEYGVPAGKLSKKQIDELYGWVHEGLINMDDGSFNNEVNAADWELAEAASDSTAVKIVDPEYDPGEEKRPSVMKVYFVTRPGSDTIQQVVLPIYGKGLWGTLWGYMALKSDLETIQGLTFYQHKETPGLGGEVDNPAWKAKWDGRKLYDADGEPAAMVFKGPAPADNVYAVDGLSGATITSNGVTKMVRYWASDDAYGPFLAKLGKDIQDGTPILDQIKVNEETADATEAKSADIRTSGESING, from the coding sequence ATGCAACGACGTGATTCCCTAATGAGCACCGTCGCCACCGCGGCGGTCCTATGTATCGTTTGCTCGCTGGCGGTTAGCGCCGCGGCGGTTGCACTGCGACCAACCCAATTGGCCAACGAAAAGTTGGACCAACAAAAGAACATCTTGGATGCGGCCGGTCTGGCGATCGGCGAATACGGCGTGCCTGCGGGCAAGCTGTCCAAGAAACAAATTGACGAACTGTATGGATGGGTCCACGAAGGGCTGATCAATATGGACGATGGCTCGTTCAACAACGAAGTCAACGCAGCGGACTGGGAACTGGCCGAAGCGGCCTCGGATTCCACCGCCGTTAAAATTGTCGATCCCGAATACGATCCCGGCGAAGAAAAACGCCCCTCGGTGATGAAGGTCTACTTCGTTACCCGACCGGGCAGCGACACGATCCAACAGGTCGTGTTGCCGATCTACGGCAAAGGGTTGTGGGGAACGCTGTGGGGATACATGGCACTGAAAAGCGACTTGGAAACGATCCAAGGCTTGACGTTCTATCAACACAAAGAAACGCCCGGTTTGGGCGGTGAAGTGGACAACCCAGCTTGGAAAGCCAAGTGGGACGGACGCAAACTTTACGACGCCGATGGCGAGCCCGCAGCGATGGTTTTCAAAGGCCCCGCACCAGCCGACAACGTTTATGCGGTCGACGGATTGTCGGGTGCGACCATCACCAGCAACGGCGTCACCAAGATGGTCCGCTATTGGGCCAGTGACGACGCGTATGGCCCTTTCCTAGCAAAACTAGGCAAGGACATCCAAGACGGCACGCCGATCTTGGATCAAATCAAGGTCAACGAAGAAACCGCGGACGCCACCGAGGCCAAATCCGCCGACATTCGCACATCCGGAGAATCGATCAATGGCTAA
- a CDS encoding NADH:ubiquinone reductase (Na(+)-transporting) subunit B: MKALRTALDKVHPIFAKGGPLEMAYPVYEALDTFLYTPGEVAKGTTHVRDAIDLKRMMITVVLALIPVTMFGMWNVGHLANVAIEQGQAVGVSVDQDWHYDIHHALGFGHDSTNLADNFVLGAIHFLPIYIVCMFVGGHIELVFSVLRGHEINEGFLVTGLLFPLTLPASIPLWQVAVGIAFGVIVAKEVFGGTGRNFLNVALSSRAFLYFAYAGQISGERVWTAVDGFSGATALGKLASAPEGTRATDALSEIQYTMGSAAAEQANWVSSISWMDAFLGTVQGCIGETSALLCIVGAFILIASGVGSWKIMAAIIGSVFATSWLMMGVNMGGNAMFSVPPEWHLVIGGLAFGLVFMATDPVSASMTDKGKWIYGALIGFMTVLIRVVNPAYPEGIMLAILFGNVFAPLIDYFVVQVNVRRRMARYATT, from the coding sequence ATGAAAGCACTCCGAACAGCCCTCGACAAAGTTCATCCGATCTTTGCCAAGGGCGGGCCCCTCGAGATGGCTTACCCCGTCTACGAAGCCCTCGACACGTTTCTTTACACGCCTGGCGAAGTCGCCAAGGGGACGACGCACGTTCGCGATGCGATCGACCTGAAACGAATGATGATCACCGTCGTATTGGCGTTGATTCCGGTGACCATGTTCGGCATGTGGAACGTCGGCCATTTGGCGAACGTTGCGATCGAACAGGGCCAAGCCGTTGGCGTTAGCGTCGACCAAGACTGGCACTACGACATCCATCATGCACTCGGCTTCGGTCACGATTCGACCAACCTTGCCGATAACTTCGTGCTCGGTGCGATCCACTTTTTACCGATCTATATCGTCTGCATGTTTGTTGGCGGGCACATCGAATTGGTATTCAGTGTGCTCCGAGGACACGAGATCAACGAAGGGTTCTTGGTGACGGGGCTACTGTTCCCGTTGACCCTGCCGGCGTCGATCCCGCTGTGGCAGGTTGCGGTGGGCATCGCCTTCGGGGTGATCGTCGCCAAAGAAGTCTTTGGCGGGACCGGTCGTAACTTCCTAAACGTGGCCTTGAGCAGCCGTGCTTTCCTATACTTCGCCTACGCCGGCCAGATCAGCGGCGAGCGAGTGTGGACAGCCGTTGACGGGTTCAGCGGGGCAACCGCACTGGGCAAACTGGCTTCGGCTCCGGAAGGAACCCGAGCGACGGATGCTCTCTCTGAAATTCAATACACCATGGGATCGGCCGCAGCCGAACAGGCCAATTGGGTCAGTTCGATCAGCTGGATGGATGCGTTCCTAGGGACCGTCCAAGGCTGTATCGGCGAAACCAGCGCACTGCTGTGCATCGTCGGTGCATTCATCCTGATCGCCAGCGGTGTTGGTTCTTGGAAGATCATGGCTGCCATCATCGGTAGCGTGTTTGCAACATCCTGGTTGATGATGGGCGTCAACATGGGCGGCAACGCAATGTTCAGCGTTCCCCCAGAATGGCACCTTGTGATCGGCGGCTTGGCTTTCGGTTTGGTTTTCATGGCGACCGACCCGGTCAGCGCATCGATGACCGACAAAGGCAAATGGATTTACGGCGCGCTGATCGGCTTCATGACCGTCCTGATTCGAGTGGTCAATCCGGCGTACCCCGAGGGGATCATGTTGGCGATCCTGTTCGGCAACGTATTCGCGCCGCTGATCGACTACTTCGTGGTTCAAGTTAACGTTCGCCGGAGGATGGCACGCTATGCAACGACGTGA
- a CDS encoding Na(+)-translocating NADH-quinone reductase subunit A produces the protein MTTIKRGLDLPITGSPEQHIEIAPQVSQVALLGDDYIGMKPTMLVAPGDRVRLGQPVFEDKKNSGVLYTAPASGTVAEVNRGAKRKFESIVIDVDGDDRVEFDGMAGKDPASLGRESIAEHLVQSGLWTALRTRPFGKVPAIGSSPSSIFVQAIDTNPLAGDPSIVIADRKDQFILGLQALTQLTDGRVFVCKASTSDVPGSGVNGVQVESFSGPHPAGLVGTHIHFLDPVGPNKTVWYIGYQDVCAIGSMLQTGTLDTRRVISVAGPMIGRPRLLQTRIGASISQLINGEYDESVKIRPISGSVLCGRTALGFHDFLGRYHNQISVLEEGDEREFLGWQKPGFDKYSTTKVFASAGIPNKKFPMTTSTHGSERAMVPLGTYEKVMPLDILATQLLRSLIYRDTDEAQQLGVLELEEEDLGLCTFVCPGKYEYSSLLRQSLSTIEREG, from the coding sequence ATGACGACCATCAAGCGAGGGCTGGATCTTCCTATCACGGGAAGTCCGGAACAACACATCGAGATCGCACCGCAAGTGTCCCAAGTGGCATTGCTGGGTGATGACTACATCGGCATGAAACCAACGATGCTGGTCGCCCCGGGTGATCGCGTCCGTTTGGGCCAACCGGTGTTCGAAGACAAAAAGAACTCGGGCGTGCTGTACACGGCCCCGGCTTCGGGAACGGTCGCCGAGGTCAACCGCGGTGCCAAGCGGAAGTTCGAATCGATCGTGATTGACGTCGATGGCGACGATCGCGTCGAATTCGATGGGATGGCCGGCAAAGACCCAGCATCGTTGGGACGCGAATCGATCGCCGAACATTTGGTGCAAAGCGGACTTTGGACCGCCCTGCGAACACGCCCATTTGGCAAAGTTCCGGCCATCGGCTCATCGCCATCGTCGATCTTTGTCCAAGCGATCGACACCAATCCACTCGCCGGCGATCCATCGATCGTCATCGCGGACCGCAAGGACCAATTCATTTTGGGCCTGCAAGCACTGACACAGTTGACTGACGGCCGCGTCTTTGTTTGCAAAGCATCGACCAGCGACGTTCCCGGCTCGGGCGTCAACGGCGTGCAAGTCGAATCATTTTCCGGCCCGCACCCGGCCGGCTTGGTTGGCACACACATCCACTTTTTGGATCCTGTCGGCCCGAACAAAACGGTTTGGTACATCGGCTACCAAGACGTTTGTGCCATCGGATCGATGCTGCAAACCGGCACCCTGGACACTCGCCGCGTGATTTCGGTCGCCGGCCCGATGATCGGCCGCCCACGTCTGTTGCAGACCCGCATCGGCGCCAGCATCAGCCAACTGATCAACGGCGAATACGACGAATCGGTCAAGATTCGCCCGATCAGTGGCAGCGTGCTGTGCGGACGCACGGCACTGGGTTTCCACGATTTCCTGGGCCGTTACCACAATCAGATTTCGGTTCTGGAAGAGGGTGACGAGCGAGAATTCCTGGGTTGGCAAAAACCTGGGTTCGACAAGTACTCGACCACCAAAGTCTTTGCGTCGGCGGGGATTCCGAACAAGAAGTTCCCGATGACGACCAGCACCCACGGCAGCGAACGCGCGATGGTGCCGCTTGGGACCTACGAAAAGGTGATGCCGCTGGACATTTTGGCGACCCAGCTTCTGCGTTCGCTGATTTACCGTGACACCGACGAAGCCCAGCAATTGGGCGTGTTGGAATTGGAAGAAGAAGATCTCGGACTGTGCACGTTTGTCTGTCCTGGGAAATATGAATACAGCTCACTGCTGCGTCAGAGCCTGAGCACGATCGAACGAGAAGGTTGA
- the typA gene encoding translational GTPase TypA: MTDASTLVADQDPTSSADTNHATVKLRRQDIRNVVIIAHVDHGKTTLVDCLLRQSGQYRDTELQGERILDSNDIEKERGITILSKNIALPYEGVKINVIDTPGHADFGGEVERVVQMADGCLVLVDAAEGPMPQTRFVLEKALQAGCTPIIVVNKVDRPDGRPLEALDEALELLAELGGEEQLDKVKCVYTSAKEGYATLDPSVRTEDMRPLFDLVIEALPGPEVVENAPLQMMVTTLGWSEYVGRIAIGRIAAGKIEAGQTIELHQKSGPVKVKAAGLFVFDNLGRTAAESASAGDIVALEGLTNVEIGDTISAVDANNALPRLTVDEPTLEMVFSVNSSPMVGREGKYVTTRQLKARLEKELERNVALRVEMVEGVEAYAVKGRGVLHLAVLIENMRREGFELSVGKPRVIFKDIDGKKNEPFETLQVEVPTETMGPVMELVGLRRGQLEEMTPRGEYTMLKFLIPSRGLIGLRTRLLNATRGTAIINHRFESYRPIEGEVPKRSNGVLISMVAGKTVPFAMYGLQDRAELLVPAGIEVYEGMIVGENVRDNDMTVNPCREKKLTNMRASGSDENVILKPPRDMSLEAALEYIEEDELVEVTPQNIRLRKIMLKESERRRKGRNA; encoded by the coding sequence ATGACTGATGCATCCACCTTGGTCGCTGACCAAGACCCGACCTCGTCCGCTGACACTAACCACGCGACTGTTAAATTGCGCCGTCAAGATATTCGAAACGTCGTCATTATCGCTCACGTCGATCACGGCAAAACCACTTTGGTTGACTGCCTGCTACGACAAAGCGGACAGTATCGCGACACCGAATTGCAGGGCGAACGGATCCTCGACTCGAACGATATCGAGAAAGAGCGCGGGATCACGATTCTGTCCAAGAACATCGCGCTGCCTTACGAAGGCGTGAAGATCAACGTGATCGATACGCCAGGTCACGCGGACTTCGGCGGCGAAGTCGAGCGAGTCGTCCAGATGGCTGACGGTTGCTTGGTGCTGGTCGACGCAGCCGAGGGCCCCATGCCACAGACGCGTTTCGTCTTGGAAAAAGCTTTGCAGGCTGGTTGCACGCCGATCATCGTCGTCAACAAGGTCGATCGTCCGGACGGACGTCCTTTGGAAGCATTGGACGAAGCGTTGGAATTGCTCGCCGAACTCGGTGGCGAAGAACAGCTGGACAAGGTCAAGTGCGTTTACACCAGCGCCAAAGAAGGCTACGCGACTTTGGACCCATCGGTCCGCACCGAAGACATGCGACCTCTGTTTGATCTGGTGATCGAGGCTCTGCCGGGTCCAGAAGTCGTCGAAAACGCTCCGCTGCAAATGATGGTCACCACGTTGGGCTGGAGCGAGTACGTTGGTCGGATCGCGATTGGTCGGATTGCCGCGGGCAAGATCGAAGCGGGCCAAACGATTGAACTGCACCAGAAAAGTGGTCCGGTCAAAGTCAAAGCTGCCGGTCTGTTTGTGTTTGATAATCTGGGACGCACCGCTGCCGAATCGGCCAGTGCCGGCGACATTGTTGCGTTGGAAGGTTTGACCAACGTCGAAATCGGCGACACGATTTCCGCCGTGGATGCGAACAACGCATTGCCACGTCTGACCGTCGACGAACCGACTTTGGAAATGGTTTTCAGCGTCAATTCGTCGCCCATGGTTGGCCGCGAAGGCAAGTACGTGACGACTCGCCAATTGAAAGCTCGCCTTGAAAAAGAGCTCGAACGTAACGTCGCGTTGCGAGTCGAGATGGTCGAAGGCGTCGAAGCCTACGCCGTGAAGGGGCGTGGCGTGCTGCACTTGGCAGTGTTGATCGAAAACATGCGACGCGAGGGCTTTGAACTGTCCGTTGGCAAGCCACGCGTGATCTTCAAAGATATCGATGGCAAAAAGAACGAACCGTTCGAAACATTGCAGGTCGAAGTGCCCACCGAAACGATGGGGCCAGTGATGGAATTGGTGGGTCTGCGCCGCGGACAGCTAGAGGAAATGACTCCGCGTGGTGAATACACCATGCTGAAGTTCTTGATCCCATCGCGTGGTTTGATCGGACTTCGTACCCGATTGTTGAACGCGACTCGCGGAACGGCGATCATCAACCACCGCTTTGAAAGCTATCGTCCGATCGAAGGCGAAGTGCCCAAGCGATCCAACGGTGTGCTGATCTCGATGGTTGCTGGCAAGACGGTCCCCTTCGCGATGTACGGTTTGCAAGACCGTGCGGAACTATTGGTTCCCGCTGGAATCGAAGTCTACGAAGGAATGATTGTCGGCGAAAACGTTCGCGATAACGACATGACGGTGAACCCGTGTCGCGAAAAGAAACTGACCAACATGCGAGCCTCTGGCAGTGACGAAAACGTCATCCTGAAGCCACCACGCGATATGTCGCTGGAAGCCGCACTGGAATACATCGAGGAAGACGAACTGGTCGAAGTCACCCCTCAGAATATCCGGTTGCGGAAGATCATGCTGAAGGAATCCGAGCGTCGTCGTAAGGGACGCAACGCCTAA
- a CDS encoding acetolactate synthase: protein MSIGDDSTTAFETIRGRNFPALRQFTIFLENRVGQLLEVVKRFEGTGIRICALSVSDAAECAFVRFLVSDADRGREILERSGLAIIETDLIGVELPEGPQPLLRVCSALLQAELNITQAYPLIVRPNGKPAVAIMVENIEFAMQTLHEKGFTIITEGDLNDDPTKNQ from the coding sequence ATGAGCATTGGCGACGATTCAACCACCGCGTTCGAAACCATTCGCGGTCGCAATTTCCCGGCTCTTCGTCAGTTCACCATCTTTTTGGAGAACCGGGTCGGCCAATTGCTGGAAGTCGTCAAACGCTTCGAAGGCACCGGAATTCGCATCTGTGCCCTTTCGGTCAGCGATGCCGCCGAATGTGCCTTCGTCCGTTTTCTAGTCAGTGACGCTGACCGAGGACGCGAGATCCTGGAACGTAGCGGCTTGGCGATCATCGAAACCGATCTGATCGGCGTCGAACTGCCCGAAGGCCCACAACCACTGCTGCGAGTCTGCTCGGCCTTGCTGCAAGCGGAATTGAACATCACACAGGCGTATCCTTTGATCGTCCGCCCCAACGGCAAACCGGCCGTCGCCATCATGGTCGAGAACATCGAATTCGCGATGCAGACGTTGCACGAGAAAGGGTTCACGATCATCACGGAAGGCGATCTGAACGACGACCCCACAAAGAACCAGTAG